One genomic region from Syntrophales bacterium encodes:
- the nfi gene encoding deoxyribonuclease V (cleaves DNA at apurinic or apyrimidinic sites): protein MNIRHFHDWKVDYAGAARIQKDLAGRVILRDRGLPDRISLVAGADVSYSRGDNVMYAAVVVLDFASMETVEESCRAVTVDFPYIPGLLSFREGPALLAAFGDLRTEPEVVLFDGQGIAHPRGLGLASHMGLLLDLPSIGCAKSRLCGEYDDVGCDRGDSSPLEHRGKRVGAVLRTKNRVKPLYISPGHNISLESALEIVLSCCRGYRLPEPTRQAHLAVNRLRVMLRQSPR, encoded by the coding sequence ATGAACATCAGACATTTTCACGACTGGAAGGTGGATTACGCCGGGGCGGCGCGTATCCAAAAGGATCTGGCGGGCCGGGTGATCCTGCGCGACAGGGGTTTGCCCGATCGGATATCGCTCGTGGCCGGCGCCGACGTTTCCTATTCACGGGGCGACAACGTCATGTACGCCGCCGTGGTTGTCCTTGATTTCGCGAGCATGGAGACCGTGGAAGAATCCTGTCGGGCTGTCACGGTCGACTTTCCCTATATCCCGGGTCTTCTTTCCTTTCGGGAGGGACCGGCGCTCCTTGCGGCATTCGGAGACCTTCGAACAGAGCCGGAGGTTGTCCTGTTCGACGGGCAGGGCATCGCGCATCCCAGGGGTCTGGGGCTGGCGTCGCACATGGGTCTTTTGCTTGACCTGCCCAGCATCGGATGCGCCAAAAGCCGTCTTTGTGGTGAATATGACGATGTGGGCTGCGATCGGGGAGATTCGTCCCCCCTCGAGCACCGGGGGAAACGGGTGGGAGCCGTCCTTCGAACGAAGAACCGTGTAAAGCCTCTCTATATATCCCCGGGCCACAACATTTCACTGGAGAGCGCGCTCGAGATCGTCCTGTCCTGCTGCCGAGGCTACCGGTTGCCTGAGCCGACGCGGCAAGCCCACCTGGCCGTCAACCGGCTGCGCGTCATGCTCCGGCAGTCTCCTCGTTGA
- a CDS encoding divalent-cation tolerance protein CutA: MTERAAGDDKRRSKQRNEPEAMLLIKTAAGRYTAVESCIEENHNYDVPEIIKLPVQGGFAPCLAWINEETAGA; this comes from the coding sequence GTGACGGAAAGAGCCGCTGGTGACGACAAGAGGCGGTCGAAGCAACGGAATGAACCGGAAGCGATGCTTCTGATAAAGACCGCCGCCGGCCGATACACAGCCGTCGAATCATGCATAGAAGAGAACCACAACTACGATGTACCTGAAATCATAAAACTGCCCGTCCAGGGAGGGTTCGCGCCCTGCCTTGCCTGGATCAACGAGGAGACTGCCGGAGCATGA
- a CDS encoding energy transducer TonB, whose protein sequence is MRETGRFGIALVIALALHGSMAVLHLPKPFSPVMLKIPSKRTLEVSFVGTKPDASVQARPGENEPAQPGKRQRPVEASPWVTAHPRDNHGQHRPPALAAAPSKRPQPAPETKSKKSVEKPAEDALPLRQRPERTADETEPDRTGRKQAGSVVPALPRYRGNPPPEYPLAARRRGCEGLVVLSVTVGTDGSARNVEVTHSSGHELLDRAALNTVRAWRFDPATHRGVPFVMTVEVPVRFELRDERW, encoded by the coding sequence ATGAGAGAAACGGGACGCTTCGGTATCGCCCTGGTCATCGCCCTGGCCCTGCACGGGTCCATGGCCGTGCTACACCTGCCGAAGCCCTTCTCGCCCGTAATGCTGAAAATCCCGTCAAAACGAACATTGGAGGTGTCTTTCGTCGGGACAAAACCGGACGCGTCGGTTCAGGCCCGTCCCGGCGAAAATGAGCCCGCGCAACCGGGAAAACGACAGCGGCCTGTTGAGGCAAGCCCCTGGGTGACGGCCCATCCTCGAGACAACCATGGGCAGCACCGACCTCCGGCGCTGGCGGCGGCACCCTCAAAACGTCCACAACCAGCCCCCGAAACGAAGTCGAAGAAATCGGTTGAAAAACCGGCCGAAGATGCACTACCCTTGCGGCAGCGACCGGAAAGAACGGCGGATGAGACCGAACCAGACCGGACTGGTCGGAAACAGGCAGGTTCAGTCGTTCCAGCCCTTCCACGGTACCGTGGCAATCCGCCCCCGGAGTATCCCTTGGCTGCCCGCAGGAGAGGCTGCGAAGGACTGGTGGTGCTTTCGGTCACGGTGGGAACAGACGGGAGCGCCCGGAACGTCGAAGTCACGCATTCATCAGGACACGAACTCCTGGACAGAGCAGCCCTCAACACGGTCCGCGCATGGCGGTTCGATCCGGCAACACACCGGGGCGTTCCCTTCGTCATGACCGTCGAGGTTCCCGTCAGGTTCGAGCTGCGAGATGAACGATGGTGA
- a CDS encoding ATP-binding protein, producing the protein MDSESSKTVIGHIIDVQGTTLTATLVEDEQGQVPTVTIGDEDITVGQIGSYVAVRQNEVHLVAIVTRMTEQEALAAPTIETPGDHTARLPFAKRIARLTPIGSIRSDRAFDRGIGSYPTTGAEVHALGTVEIAKLFERFYSKGFAVGTVATHPALRVCLEPSNLFGRHSAILGQTGSGKSWTVASLVQKTIEVMSKAHIIILDLHGEYCWRQDDGTCYYAFPDPAVRHVDACDLEIPYWLMTYAELVDLLIERSEREATNQTAFFRDCLLEGRQSENATATPALGLARVTVDTPIFFSLDAILDKVRAKNIERVGNRQGPMFGDFDRFLMRIESKLNDTRYDFLLKPKIRSTSASLSSLLRDFVGLGDRKVPVTVIDLSSVPFDVRPTVAAQIGRLAFEFNYWNPQYREFPVLLICEEAHVYIPRAAENQFAGSRKSMERIAKEGRKYGVGLSAVSQRPHEVSETVLAQCGTFICLRITNPDDQSYIRSLVPESEGDLVSVLAGLGRGEALVLGEAVPIPTRIVFDKPRPVPNSDDVDFYNKWRTGPDDLDVDAIVRRWRSQER; encoded by the coding sequence ATGGATTCGGAATCCTCGAAAACGGTTATAGGACACATTATAGACGTTCAGGGTACCACCCTTACGGCTACACTGGTCGAGGATGAACAGGGCCAAGTTCCGACCGTAACAATAGGTGACGAAGACATTACGGTCGGCCAGATTGGCTCATATGTTGCCGTACGTCAGAATGAGGTGCACCTCGTTGCCATCGTTACGCGAATGACCGAACAGGAAGCACTGGCGGCTCCAACGATCGAGACGCCCGGTGACCATACTGCGCGGCTCCCTTTTGCGAAGCGAATAGCTCGACTAACGCCAATTGGGTCAATACGATCAGATAGGGCGTTTGATCGAGGAATCGGCTCCTATCCGACAACTGGGGCTGAGGTGCATGCGCTCGGAACCGTAGAGATCGCGAAGCTATTTGAGCGGTTCTACTCAAAGGGGTTTGCCGTTGGAACAGTGGCAACGCATCCGGCCCTCAGAGTTTGTCTTGAACCATCTAACCTATTTGGGAGACATTCTGCCATTCTGGGGCAGACGGGATCAGGCAAATCTTGGACCGTAGCATCCCTGGTGCAGAAGACCATTGAAGTCATGTCCAAGGCCCACATCATCATACTTGATCTTCATGGGGAGTATTGCTGGAGACAGGACGATGGAACCTGCTACTATGCCTTTCCTGACCCCGCTGTTCGGCACGTTGATGCCTGCGATTTAGAGATCCCATACTGGCTAATGACTTATGCTGAACTCGTTGATCTCTTGATTGAACGTAGCGAGCGCGAGGCAACCAATCAAACAGCCTTCTTCCGTGACTGCCTGTTGGAAGGGCGGCAATCAGAGAACGCCACCGCTACCCCGGCTCTCGGCCTCGCGAGAGTGACTGTTGATACACCCATCTTCTTCTCCCTGGACGCTATCTTAGATAAAGTACGCGCCAAGAACATTGAGCGCGTTGGAAACCGGCAAGGACCTATGTTCGGTGATTTTGATCGTTTCCTGATGCGGATCGAAAGCAAGCTAAACGACACTCGATACGACTTTCTTCTGAAGCCGAAGATCCGCTCAACATCCGCGTCGCTATCGTCTCTTTTGCGTGATTTTGTTGGTCTTGGTGACAGAAAGGTCCCGGTTACTGTAATCGATCTTTCTTCGGTGCCGTTTGACGTTCGTCCGACCGTCGCCGCCCAGATAGGTCGGTTGGCGTTCGAGTTCAACTATTGGAACCCTCAATATCGGGAATTTCCGGTCCTCTTAATATGTGAAGAGGCCCATGTCTACATTCCTCGTGCTGCTGAAAACCAATTCGCAGGATCACGTAAGTCAATGGAGCGTATCGCCAAGGAGGGCCGCAAGTACGGAGTGGGCCTGTCTGCCGTCAGCCAGAGGCCTCACGAAGTATCGGAAACAGTACTGGCTCAATGCGGCACTTTCATCTGTCTGCGAATAACAAACCCAGATGATCAGTCTTACATACGTAGTCTGGTACCGGAGAGCGAAGGCGATCTAGTCAGTGTTCTTGCGGGCCTGGGTCGAGGCGAGGCGCTTGTTCTTGGGGAGGCCGTCCCTATCCCAACCCGGATAGTGTTCGACAAGCCAAGGCCAGTTCCGAACAGTGATGACGTTGACTTTTACAATAAGTGGAGGACAGGACCGGATGATCTGGACGTAGACGCAATTGTTAGGCGTTGGCGCAGCCAGGAGAGGTGA
- the pyrE gene encoding orotate phosphoribosyltransferase → MDQDAIKTRLREMVIEKSFRYRDDPPFTLASGKTSTYYFNCKPTTLDPEGMNLVGAVLFDMVADRDITAAGGLTLGADPLANALSIISWQRGRPIKSFVVRKDAKSHGTQSALEGNVEAGERVIVLDDVITTGGSTIQAIHRVREAGLVVDSVIAFIDREEGGKQAIEAFVPDVRAIFSRTEIMDYYTRMKKA, encoded by the coding sequence ATGGATCAGGATGCCATAAAAACGCGACTTCGGGAGATGGTCATCGAAAAGTCATTCCGCTATCGGGACGATCCTCCCTTCACCCTGGCGTCGGGCAAGACCAGCACCTATTACTTCAACTGCAAACCCACGACCCTCGACCCGGAGGGAATGAACCTGGTGGGAGCCGTCCTTTTCGACATGGTCGCCGACCGGGATATAACGGCAGCGGGGGGACTCACGCTGGGCGCCGATCCACTGGCGAACGCCCTGTCCATCATTTCCTGGCAGCGGGGGAGGCCCATCAAGTCCTTTGTCGTGCGCAAAGACGCCAAGTCACACGGAACCCAAAGCGCGCTCGAGGGCAATGTCGAAGCCGGCGAACGGGTCATCGTCCTCGATGATGTCATAACAACCGGTGGTTCGACCATACAAGCAATACATCGGGTCCGGGAGGCGGGACTGGTCGTCGATTCGGTGATCGCCTTCATCGACCGCGAAGAAGGCGGCAAGCAGGCAATAGAAGCGTTCGTACCCGACGTTCGGGCGATCTTCAGCCGCACGGAGATTATGGACTACTACACAAGGATGAAGAAAGCCTGA
- a CDS encoding MotA/TolQ/ExbB proton channel family protein: MIDYFCRGGPVMYPLLFCSILSLTVIIERALFWIRQGRDSDFAGIENFMACVEKNDLQGARRLAEGSRDPRIRVLVCGMVHREFSLREALQMAAGEEISRMRRYLPVLDTMITLAPLLGILGTVTGIIFSFTILGEAGVNNPAAVTAGIGQALITTAFGLVIAIFSLIPYNYFSDRVEKATDEIEKYATTLEMLVEKNKNGKGDGR; the protein is encoded by the coding sequence ATGATCGACTATTTCTGCCGGGGCGGTCCCGTCATGTATCCGCTTCTGTTCTGCTCCATCCTGTCCCTCACCGTTATCATTGAACGGGCCCTGTTCTGGATTCGTCAGGGGCGTGACAGCGACTTTGCCGGAATCGAGAACTTCATGGCCTGCGTCGAGAAAAACGACCTCCAGGGTGCCCGCCGGCTGGCTGAAGGTTCCCGTGATCCCCGCATCAGGGTGCTTGTCTGCGGTATGGTCCACCGGGAGTTCTCTCTCCGGGAAGCCCTCCAGATGGCCGCCGGCGAAGAAATCAGCCGCATGAGACGCTACCTGCCCGTTCTGGACACCATGATCACCCTGGCTCCGCTTCTGGGAATCCTTGGAACCGTCACGGGTATCATCTTTTCTTTCACCATCCTTGGAGAGGCCGGCGTTAACAATCCCGCCGCCGTTACGGCCGGAATCGGCCAGGCACTGATAACCACAGCCTTCGGGCTGGTCATCGCGATCTTCAGTCTCATCCCCTACAATTATTTTTCCGATCGTGTTGAAAAGGCGACGGACGAGATTGAAAAATACGCCACAACCCTTGAAATGCTCGTGGAAAAAAACAAGAACGGAAAGGGCGACGGCCGATGA
- a CDS encoding SIR2 family protein has protein sequence MTISPEFTERLEIKITEQLKAQRVGYLLGAGSSYLRGVGYPLAFELWDQIKERIADSAKRDEIQSKLDAGANGIEQALDLLDNGLPNEGPHRHLVTAAIAELFKPLAPPLDAHIEFVRRLGLRSDPGVKVFSLNYDPLIERASEKARVRLCDGFSGNEHAFFDPATFEERIGRIRGSHKGRQFEETARPIRLFKLHGSLGWYECPANGVRRCAFDVGLPAATKRLMIPPQRRKASDTMSPPYATLWSAFRGALAQDAIPLNRLICLGYGFVDEHVNAVIENALARKDFTVLILTRELSEAAWNRWYAKTNVVIVTESRCALKGELGAGHRDFWDFERVAKEV, from the coding sequence ATGACGATATCGCCTGAGTTTACTGAAAGACTTGAGATCAAGATCACCGAACAACTGAAGGCGCAGCGTGTCGGTTATCTCCTTGGTGCTGGCTCTTCTTATTTGCGTGGAGTCGGCTACCCACTCGCTTTTGAGCTTTGGGACCAAATCAAGGAACGCATAGCTGATTCCGCAAAACGAGATGAAATCCAGTCCAAGCTCGATGCAGGGGCTAATGGGATTGAGCAAGCTTTGGACTTGCTCGATAATGGATTGCCCAATGAAGGCCCGCATAGACACCTAGTGACCGCTGCGATTGCTGAATTGTTCAAGCCACTGGCCCCGCCCTTAGATGCTCATATTGAGTTTGTCCGCCGATTGGGCCTCCGTTCAGATCCCGGCGTAAAGGTTTTCAGTCTGAACTACGACCCACTCATTGAGAGAGCATCAGAAAAGGCCCGGGTGCGATTATGCGACGGATTCTCAGGAAATGAGCATGCCTTTTTTGATCCTGCTACATTTGAGGAACGTATCGGGCGGATTCGCGGGTCGCATAAGGGAAGGCAGTTTGAGGAAACGGCAAGACCGATTCGGCTATTCAAACTTCATGGATCTTTAGGCTGGTATGAATGCCCTGCAAATGGAGTCCGTAGATGTGCATTTGATGTTGGCCTTCCGGCTGCAACCAAACGATTGATGATCCCCCCACAGCGACGTAAGGCAAGTGACACCATGAGCCCTCCGTACGCAACCCTCTGGTCTGCCTTTCGGGGAGCACTTGCGCAAGATGCCATACCACTAAACCGGTTAATTTGTTTGGGATACGGGTTTGTCGATGAACACGTGAATGCCGTGATCGAAAATGCACTCGCGCGAAAAGATTTCACTGTTTTGATACTTACCAGAGAGCTTTCTGAAGCTGCTTGGAACCGTTGGTACGCTAAGACCAACGTTGTGATTGTCACGGAGTCACGTTGTGCATTGAAAGGCGAATTGGGTGCGGGTCACCGCGACTTCTGGGATTTTGAACGCGTCGCAAAGGAGGTTTGA
- a CDS encoding bifunctional riboflavin kinase/FAD synthetase translates to MRVIRSVDHIPAEMRNSIVTIGNFDGVHRGHRLIFKTMIEEARPLGDPTVVITFDPHPKKVIHPERRPFFLLTPLEEKLGLIESCGVDAVLVIGFDQDFAETTAHDFVNSILWEGLHLKKLFIGYDYSFGKGRVGNAAFLKEQGKRLGFAVHQVEAVSVGDTVVSSTNIRLSILDGDVRLVSRMLGRYYDVRGTVVKGYRRGTGMGFPTANIASEKVIPRVGVYVIYAVIDHRRYEGVLNIGFNPTFGDNQLSIEGHLFDFQGDIYGKDVTILFVERLRDEMKFPGPTELAEQISRDILRGKEILARESSS, encoded by the coding sequence ATGCGTGTAATCAGATCGGTCGACCATATTCCGGCGGAAATGCGGAATTCCATTGTAACCATCGGCAACTTCGATGGTGTTCACCGGGGACATCGGCTTATTTTCAAAACCATGATCGAAGAAGCCCGTCCCCTGGGGGATCCGACGGTTGTCATTACCTTTGATCCCCACCCCAAGAAGGTCATTCATCCCGAGCGGCGTCCTTTTTTCCTTCTCACGCCGCTGGAGGAAAAGCTCGGTCTCATCGAGTCCTGCGGTGTCGACGCGGTGCTTGTTATCGGTTTCGACCAGGATTTCGCTGAAACCACGGCCCATGATTTTGTGAATTCGATCCTCTGGGAAGGCCTTCACCTGAAGAAGCTCTTCATCGGGTACGACTATTCCTTCGGAAAAGGACGGGTCGGCAACGCCGCGTTCCTGAAGGAGCAGGGGAAGCGGCTGGGATTCGCCGTGCACCAGGTGGAGGCCGTTTCCGTCGGGGACACCGTGGTGAGCAGCACCAACATCCGCCTTTCCATTCTCGACGGCGACGTCCGCCTGGTGTCTCGAATGTTGGGACGTTATTATGACGTGAGGGGCACCGTGGTGAAGGGATACCGCCGGGGTACGGGCATGGGGTTTCCCACGGCCAATATCGCGTCTGAAAAGGTCATACCCAGGGTCGGCGTTTACGTTATCTACGCCGTTATCGACCATCGGCGCTACGAGGGCGTCCTTAACATCGGTTTCAACCCAACGTTCGGCGACAACCAGCTTTCCATTGAAGGGCACCTGTTCGATTTTCAGGGAGACATTTACGGAAAGGATGTGACCATTCTTTTTGTCGAACGTCTGCGTGACGAAATGAAATTTCCGGGACCAACGGAACTGGCCGAACAGATTTCACGAGACATCCTCAGGGGAAAAGAAATTCTTGCCCGGGAGTCTTCCTCGTGA
- a CDS encoding cobalamin-binding protein, with translation MNGHAKRTTIVTVFTVAWCILLILLLLPRLPARAEAACYTDALGRTVIIPEPPKRIVSLAPNITETLFALGLDEEIVGVTTDSRYPGAALDRPKVGGFTSLSLERIIGLDPDCIIATVDGNPRETVIQLERAGFPVYVTNPRDLESMLAMIVDLGIITGTSERAILLVDDLGRRLDRVAARHAGRAKPRVFLQVSADPLITVGGGTFHERAIETAGGINVFSHSAIRYPRVNMEMVIAAMPEVIILASMGTETTGRSRTERWTCWRDIPAVTGGRIYSIDPDILYQPTPRLVEGIETLAAFLHPAEETGPEDVPDAGTGEFF, from the coding sequence ATGAACGGACACGCCAAGAGAACCACCATCGTCACCGTTTTCACGGTGGCCTGGTGCATCCTCCTCATTCTCCTTCTGCTTCCGCGCCTTCCCGCCCGGGCGGAAGCGGCTTGCTACACCGACGCCCTGGGCCGGACCGTCATTATTCCAGAGCCCCCGAAACGGATCGTATCGCTTGCGCCTAATATCACGGAGACCCTCTTCGCCCTGGGCCTGGATGAGGAGATCGTGGGCGTCACCACTGACAGTCGTTACCCCGGCGCGGCCCTGGACCGGCCCAAGGTGGGAGGATTCACCTCCCTTTCACTGGAACGGATCATCGGTCTCGACCCGGACTGCATCATTGCCACCGTCGATGGCAACCCCAGGGAGACAGTGATCCAACTGGAGCGGGCGGGCTTTCCCGTGTATGTCACGAATCCCCGGGACCTGGAGAGCATGCTCGCCATGATCGTCGATCTCGGCATCATTACGGGGACATCCGAGAGGGCGATACTTCTTGTGGACGATCTGGGCCGTCGCCTGGACCGGGTGGCCGCGCGCCACGCCGGCAGAGCGAAACCCCGGGTGTTTCTCCAGGTTTCAGCTGATCCGCTCATAACCGTCGGTGGAGGAACCTTTCATGAGCGGGCCATAGAAACAGCGGGCGGCATCAACGTTTTCAGCCATTCCGCCATCCGCTACCCGAGGGTGAACATGGAGATGGTCATCGCCGCAATGCCCGAGGTCATCATCCTCGCGTCCATGGGCACCGAAACGACCGGACGGTCCCGGACAGAGCGCTGGACGTGCTGGAGGGACATCCCCGCCGTCACCGGCGGCCGTATTTACTCTATCGACCCGGACATACTCTACCAGCCGACGCCGCGGCTCGTCGAAGGAATCGAAACACTGGCGGCCTTCCTTCACCCGGCGGAAGAGACAGGCCCTGAAGACGTGCCGGACGCGGGAACAGGAGAGTTTTTTTAA
- a CDS encoding biopolymer transporter ExbD, giving the protein MKIARPRRHKARIEMIPLLDVIFLLLVTFILFSMTMTAQKGISLELPGAGTASVEKGAPVTVSIDADGTIFLEGHRVEPSTLSRQVTLLLRGDPDQRVMVSGDRNVSYDRIIFVMDAIRSAGVTGVVLETTGKAGEGEAGERTFKPPGESSER; this is encoded by the coding sequence ATGAAGATCGCGCGACCCCGGCGACACAAGGCGCGCATCGAGATGATCCCCCTCCTCGATGTCATTTTTCTGCTACTGGTCACGTTTATCCTCTTTTCCATGACCATGACGGCCCAGAAAGGCATCAGCCTGGAGCTCCCCGGTGCCGGCACCGCTTCGGTTGAAAAGGGGGCGCCCGTCACTGTCTCCATCGATGCCGACGGGACCATATTCCTTGAAGGCCACCGGGTCGAACCGTCCACACTGTCCCGACAGGTCACCCTGCTGCTCCGGGGAGATCCCGATCAGCGAGTCATGGTTTCCGGTGACAGGAACGTCTCCTATGACCGGATTATCTTCGTCATGGACGCCATCCGATCGGCGGGCGTGACGGGCGTTGTGCTCGAAACAACAGGAAAAGCGGGAGAGGGGGAAGCCGGCGAAAGAACCTTCAAACCACCAGGGGAGTCTTCAGAGAGATGA
- a CDS encoding nucleoside 2-deoxyribosyltransferase gives METEEFKGILKRLIDEASAVAPSISRVGQGTGMYGTVTDENLNSDALVTWEIEARAILTNLAQLSPLFADLCKDYTKMKEASRRYHSKSILVHQIQQLLAGALVLFGSPLLKSTPPGTPRGQRRLVKLGYAFIAMPMDPDDHALADVLDALKEAALRCGVRAERIDEPESNERITDRILDSISRAEHVIVDLTNSRPNVFFEAGYAHALGKIPIYVARQGTKLEFDLKDYYPVLFFRNLKELKDAVERRISGLQASHKTNQ, from the coding sequence GTGGAAACAGAGGAGTTCAAAGGGATACTCAAGAGGCTGATTGACGAGGCAAGCGCTGTAGCTCCCTCAATCTCTCGGGTGGGCCAAGGCACAGGTATGTATGGCACTGTCACGGATGAGAACCTTAATTCTGACGCCCTCGTCACGTGGGAGATTGAGGCGCGAGCGATTCTGACTAACTTGGCCCAACTCTCCCCTCTATTCGCCGATCTGTGCAAGGACTACACCAAGATGAAGGAGGCATCTCGGAGGTATCACAGTAAGTCGATTCTCGTGCACCAAATCCAGCAACTGTTGGCGGGTGCACTTGTCTTGTTCGGTTCTCCGTTGCTCAAGTCTACTCCTCCAGGAACCCCTCGTGGCCAACGTCGCCTTGTCAAGTTAGGCTATGCCTTCATTGCCATGCCGATGGATCCCGACGACCATGCACTCGCGGACGTCCTCGATGCGCTAAAGGAGGCAGCGCTCCGGTGCGGCGTCCGTGCCGAGAGAATCGATGAACCCGAATCAAACGAGAGGATCACCGATAGAATCCTCGACTCTATCTCAAGAGCGGAACACGTCATTGTTGATCTGACTAACTCTCGACCAAATGTCTTCTTTGAAGCTGGCTACGCCCACGCCCTGGGTAAGATACCCATCTACGTGGCTAGGCAAGGAACGAAACTAGAGTTCGACCTTAAAGATTATTATCCTGTTTTGTTCTTTAGAAATCTCAAAGAGCTGAAGGATGCTGTTGAGAGGCGGATCAGCGGACTGCAGGCAAGTCATAAGACGAACCAGTGA